From the Lactuca sativa cultivar Salinas chromosome 9, Lsat_Salinas_v11, whole genome shotgun sequence genome, the window TATTTAACGGCAGTTAAGTCCGGGGACCAAAtccacatacaaaccactccaaaaggaccatgaatccaaaaaactcggggtttggactaaaaccccaaaatttagcataccacagggaccatttttgcaattttgtctatttttaattaataaaacattaaattaaatacaaaaaacaaagaaaaatgtcTCATAAGTGCATTACGGTCATTTCACTATTCAAATGGACAAAAAACGCAACGAAACTAACTCAAAAAGATCATGAATCTAAAAAAGTCGTGGTGGACTAAAACCTCAAAAAAatgagggaccatttttgcaattttgtctataatTTAAAACAAACACTTTTAGAATTGCAATAGATGCATCTAACATGAGTTAAGTGATGTTTATACAACAATGTTAAATCTTTATACAAAATTATTCagcaaaattgttttttttaataaatagtacgatatttaatttaaatctaGAAGTACAACTTTTTTTATCAATGTAGTATTATTCAACAGGCTAatatatggttataaaactcatttaAGTTAcacaaattaataaaaaaatgaaatattatttCATAAATCGGTAAAAGAATACAACATACTCCTCCTtctgtcccaaaattattgtctacgtttgacttttgaagtcttttgatatcaactttgaacataaataactttatttgtgttatataatttttttatgaaatttataacaatgaaaatacatttaaaaaaaatctattCGTATATTTTGCATAAAAAtcatataacaaaaaataaattatttaaggtcaaagttgaataaaaaagacttaaaaagtcaaacgtAAACAATAATTTTGGAACGTACGAAGTATTACATAAGATGGTAAAACATAGGGGTGTCTTGGGTTATCTTCggtttgattaatttaattaaaggCGTGTTGAGAATTTTAATACAATACGCTTACATAAACGGAATGTGATTTTTCAACCTAAcccaacattatatatatatatatatatatatatatatatatatatatatatatatatatatatatatatatatatatatatatataagagagagagagaaaggttccgttgaaattaaaaataaaatagagatttTGAAATTCAACCTCAGCCGCATATTTTAAGTCTGCCGCTCTAACCATCCGACGTACCGGCGCGACAGGCctattataatcataaatgattatataacgTTGTCTGTTTCTTTCTCCTcgccaccatccccaccaccacaaccgccaccgccaccaccactaccatcacCTCTGACACCAGCTGATCCCACTACTGTCAACTCCGTCACTTATACCATCGTCACTTTTGTCACCACCCACTTTTCTGCCACCAactgttataatcatatatgattaattagTCTGTGaacaaacatatatgtataattatttatgattacGCATACACTGTTGTTGTCGGTACACTGGAGCGTAAGAGCGGAAAATGAGAAATGTATGGCTcaggttgaatctcaagatctctattatatatatatatatatatatatatatatatatatatatatatatatatatatatatatatcttattttttatatttttatcttttcCATCTTTATCATCTTGTATTCTTATATCACCCCTCTCACATTTCGTTGGCAAGAAGCGATAAGAAAAATTCAATCTCTTGTTACTATGGATTTTTAGAAAGTCCCTACCAAGTGAGTTAGTCTCACATtggttataaaaataataattacatagtaatactaattaaaaatattaaaaatgccTAAACAAGTTGATGGATTGAAATCAAGGCTCAAAATTTATAAACCTAATCCACCATATTAAACGGGTTGAAAATAACCCAACCTATTAATTATTTGATTGGTCCAGTTTTGGTTGAAATTGTCAGGTAAAATTGTAAAATTAGTATTGCGTAAATAGTGGGACATAGGAATTAATACTAGGGGTTGTACAATTTTTTTTTCCTGTCAAACATAATACAAACATAAAAATAATTCATTACATCTAATACAAAATTTTTTTGGTCAAATATAATATAACAACGATCTTTTACAATTTAAATTTGTCTTCTTCGTGCATACATCTTTTGAAACCGCTCCACTACTTGTTCATTCTCAACTTTCGCAAGTGCTTCAGTCTCAACATTGCAAAGCAATGCGTCGTTTGAGAACATTCTTCACCACTTTCATTAGGATTAAGTATTGGTCTTTtggtaaaaaaaacatttagtttaaCCTCTAAAAACATAAcaactacacataatcaaacAATAACTTCAATAAAACATAGAAATTTCACCTAATTATACAATAAATTCAACAAAACATAGAAatttcacctaatcaaacaataaattcaataaaaacataacattatAACCTAATCAAACAATAACTTCAATAAAACATATCAAATTCACCAAAGTCAATCaattacttcaaaaaaaaaacatatcaatTTTGAATACCTAAATGAATTGGAAAAACTTACTTGTTTCATTCTAGGGCGTGATGAAGTCGATTTTGGTAATCAAGAAAATAGAAATTGTAGCCTTTAATCCTTTAGCTTTGTGCCATGGTCGATCACTCGTTCAAGGGGGGAAGAAAGTCAGAAACACAGACGAAGGAACAACCGAAGTCAGGAAGTGCAAGTGTCGAACAATGGGCAGATGGAAAAATTGGATTACATCGTGTGTTTTTTTTCCCTTTCTTCTAGCCGAAAATACAATTAATGAATTAGAATTGGACTACTTTTTTTACAAGCATTTAGAATTGGGCTATATTGTCCAATTAATGTTTTATTTGGGGCTTTGGGCTTAAttcaattaataaattaatagatAATAATGGATTAAAACATTGGGCTCATATGTAGCTAATTTCAAGTTGTAAGCttgtaattattttttttagtttggtAATTCGCGATAGAATgacatatttttttttacttaGTTGCACAAAATGTTCTTAATAGTTGCATGACTTTTTTACCGTAGTGGCACAATAGgtaaaaatttaaaaagaaaatcagaaaattttCCAGTTCGTATACGAAAGTTAGGTGTTGTCGGTGTCACACCGAACACTTAACCGCCCCTGTGTGTAAACTAAAACTAGCAGTGAAATAGAATCACACCAATAGATAACTAGTTCAGGGTTGTGTTTTTAGTTTAATATAAAATTAAACTTTGGTTGCATGCATATATATTCTGTTACATATAGAAGTTTTTCACATTTTTCGCATATAACCGCGAGTGGATTTCATGCAAATTAGTTTTAGGTTTTTGCAAAATCAAATATTAAGGTTCTGTTGGACTCAAGATTTTTCCTGTAATATTTAAGTGATCGATTcttttgtttttaaaacatttacaaTGAAAAGCCAAAAAGAAAACAATTCGTCGAGGATGGAGTTTTGAAACATAAATCCAGTGTTGTCAAGTCGATAgattgaaattttgaaaagctTATTGAGTTATTTTTTGTAAGTGATGGTTATATTTACATGGCGCATAATTCTTTTCCTTTCATTACGACTGTAGAGCATTGGTATAATGATTTTTCATTAAATTGATGTCAAGTTTTTAATCATATCACAATTCACAATACATCTTAATTTTGCTGCTAGCACGCATAATTAACCCACAAATTACATTAAAAgctgtttttttttttagaaatacAACGTTATTTGGTatcatatgaatcataaaagatcCACTTCAATATATCTAGACTCCAGAGGTCATGAGTTCTAATCTTATCTTATCGAATACACCTATGTCATTGAGTCAAATTGGCGACTTGATGTTATACAATCAGTTCTTGCATATATGCAATAAAAGATATGCTGACGTGGCTATGAGAACTGGAAATCCCCCTTCCCTGCATGGTGCAGCACCTTTGTGGATTCTGTTTTGACCAGCTGTTCCACCTGCATATACAGGTATGAGCGCACCACCGCTTCCTCCCGCTCCCGCCCTCCCGCCACCTCGAGCAGCTCTCACAGCAGTTGTATACTTGCTTTCGTTTACCATTCTActgccacctccaccaccaatAATAGAATCGTTTTTGTCTATTGGCTTATGATCTCTCATGTTTTCATGTGTATTTACTACAAAAAGAAAGACACGCCATTGAGTTAGACTCTAGGCTGCTTTTGTCAgtcattgtgtgtgtgtgtgtgcgtgagagagagagagagagagagagagagagagagagagagagattgcatATATACCTGGAGAAAACGATGCAGGAGAGCAGAAGGAGAAAAGAAGCATGGCTAATAGCATCAGCTCTTGAACACCCATGTTAGTTTTCCTTCGCTATGATGAATTCTTTCCGTTTGTGTTCTtccacttatataataataagaaCTTGTCTTCTAGTCATCTAGAAACTCTATGATTCCTTTTGATAAAGCAGAAATTACCTAATTACTGACAAATTAAGGTAGTCATCTTTATTGATTAGGCTACGTTTTTTCTATAGATCTTTATGCGCATTTTGGTCCACCATTTCGTTTGACAAAGATAAGCCAATTAAAAAGAGGTCGATACCGGTATTTGTTCGAAAGTAAAATAACGTGTTATTTAGTTTGAGAGAGAATAACATTACCTATTGTTGATAAGTAAAAAACTAGAAATCGATTTATTTGGAACTTAGTAGTAGGACGACCACAATTCTTTTCTAGTTGTAGGATTCTCTTTTGCTTTCACTTATTATATATCCAATAACCTCACTtcacctttatttatttattttttccatTAAGGGATATTCACAAAAATAACATATGCTTTTTAGAATATAGGTATTTCATCCAtagttttggaatttgccaaaGTGTCCACCTAGTCCGAAAGGTGGCCATCTCGGATTTCGGAGATATATAAAATGTAGTCCATTTTCATTTACACATTACCCTTTAAATATCTCTTGTACCATGTTTCCTTTGTAGTTCTTTAGTATCATCGGATTTTCACCAAAACCCCACCGTTTCATGCCCTTATGTTGGAATGGACATTGGTTTCGGTGATTTTGTTTAGTTTTTGTAATATTATAAATGTCGTGTTGTTCATATTTCGGAGTCTGAAATGCTACCTTTCTAACATTTctactaaaaataatttcatTGTTCATATTTCGGAATTTGAAATGTCACCTTTCTAACATTTCtgctaaaaataatttcatatattatttatttgttcTATTTCATGGTGTTTACATAAAAAAAGTTATTCTTCAGTCAAATAACCTTAATTGTAGCATTTTTAAACAAGTTCTTCGTTTCTCGGATTCCGGTATTTAAAAGTTCTATGTTTCAATTCGTGTATTCTTTAGTTGTGTTAATATATGCTAGTAACGTTGGAAGAACAAGGTATCTAAAAAATCTCTAATTATCGAAaagtgtaacatcctaaaatataAGACTATGTTCTTAAATTACTAAAGTAAATAAATGAAAGATGATTTATATAATGAAATCATTAAtgaataatcatatcattagTTGATATGAAGCTTAGAAAGTTAGAAGTGAAAATAATAACAATTTAAAAGTTAAAGGGCCAAAGTGTCTAGTTGCCAAAGTGAGTTGACCAAATTGTTGATCAATTAATGGAAGGGACTACCAAAGTTATATAATGGATGATGATGAATTGTTACGAAaacattttaggaaaatgtgaaaataaaTGAAGTAAtggtaaataaaataaaagatgtAAACTAGAAGGACCAAATGTGTAAATCCTGGGAAAATAAAGAATCATTTATTCTCCTCTTATGGAGAAAATCATGATTGAGCTACATACCATCTTCTCAAATGACGATTTTTATTTCATGGGTTTCTAGGTTTTGGTTCAAGTGAAGATTTAAATATCCAAAAAAAGAGGAAAGAACAAAGGCTTACAATGTATAAGTTCTTCTCTTTTTAACAAGGAAATCAATTTTATGAAGCGGGTAAAACCCCAATGTCGAATTTGGTGGGGTTTAATGACTAGGGTGTTGGTTTCCAACCTCCCTTGAGTAGTTTTGATGGTTCCAATTCTTAGGTTTACTATGCATCTTTACATTAGATTTAGGCAACGAAAGCATTCAAATATAATCCTAAGTGTAAATGCACCCATCTAGGTTTTActattatagcaacatactttcaaaactatgaaTTTGAACTATCAAATAGAATGGAATTACTAATCTTTcaagtataatcatatatactTCTGAATCCTTTGTAGATCTTGAATTCCTTGCAATCACTTGGAAGGACTAGCATCCAAAGTAGGATGTCTTTAATGGCTTACACCCAAtattctaaaaccctagaatattTAGGAGAATGGAGAGAGGCTGCTGAGATCCGAAATTCTCAACCTGATGAGAGGTTCCACAGATTTTTCTAAAGGTGAGAGGGGTCTTTATATATTTGTGGTAAATTGCAGATCATAAACCTTGATTTGAATCAACTAAATAATTAGATTTAATCTTGATTCAAATACTTTCCTTATCTGTTACCTAGATTGATTCTAAAAGGCTCCAAGACCTCCCCAAAATCGTCCACCCTCCATGGGGATCCATAATGTTTCTTTTGTTTAACTATTGACCAATTAAAATTCAAtccctatacttttaattaaatccagattaattctaatcaattccaAATTTATTTTAACtagtttcaaattaatttattaacatgtaatatattaataaactattttcCTTACTTTATTAAATTATATTCTAGCTATTTTAGCTCTTGAGGGCAACACTAAAAGGTTTTGGTTATTATTCTCAAAGTTATACCAATTAGTTATGACATTATAAATAACAATGTCGATTATGGGGGATCATGGTAATAAATTACAACCACCTTAGAGATCTGACTACCAAGAGGGACGCCTTAGAGTGGTAGATAAAATACACTAGGATTAGTAAAATATCCTAAAATATAATAAGACAAGATCGATAAAaatcctataaagatagtaagttaggacTGGTAAAGCATCAtataaagataataagataggattagCAGAAtgtcctaaaaagataataatataAGAGATAATATAATAAAGCATAAGAAACCAGgaatttaagaaaaataaatataatcattGTAAAAATTTCTAGAATGTTTTCAAAGAAAGATTATCATATGTTTATCTTAAAACATGTGAACTCACCAACGTCAAGTTGACATTTCCAAAAATTGCATGTGtttcctaggatggagtaaggATAAAGACAAGGAAGGACTATCAACTCAAAGATAGATGAGTTTCGGTTAATAGATAGTTATGGTTTGCGCTCTGGAATTTGGGTAATCTATGTAAATACCGTCACCACTCGGCATTTCCGCCAACAGCTGGGGAATGTGTGACACTCTGACTGCAATCCTCGAGCTGATCATCGAAATCACTTCCTTTTAGTGACTCAATCGGTGCTACCTTGAGTAAGGCCCTCGAGACCTCAAAATCAACTATCTTACCTAGGTCTGCACCATTCAAAATCAGTCTGACATGGACATTATGGCCCAATCAATTACCAGACCTATCCTCAGACAGAACAACCATATCCGATAAATTGAATAAGACAGAAACACATTGCAATAAATCATGGTGCCAAACCATACAATCTACCCTCGATTAGGGGTGTTTATGGGGCAGTTCGGTTCGGATAGTAATAAAATTGTGAACCGTAATCACGGGGCGGGTACCTtatgtaacactccaaaaatttcaaacaatttaaacttttcaaaaacaacccggtttcataaagttattacaaaaaggttttcaatacagttATTattagagtcttcccagaaccacattataaaacataatcatgatgagcggtacgatcacgcctttgccttgccacggtctcctgaagaacctgaaaaacattaaaccacaactgtaagcccgaaagcttagtgagatacccccaaaataccaaccacatataccatacacgcacaacaagccatatcataacaaaacacagaacaaccatgcacttcgggtctattgtgtgactggtccgccgtaccgggccttcagtccacctggtccaccctccgagtctagccatatacatcgagtctacagtgtgattggtccgtctgcaccgggccttcaatccacctggtccactctctgagtctacagtatgactggtccgcccgcactgggccttcagtcagcctggtccactctccgagcctcggcatgtctggtccgccctcttagggcctacagcctatccggaccgctcgttgggcctttggGATAACCGTTCCGCCCtgtgtatgttggcctacagcacaaagcaagacccgcctcaacccaaccccagtccaacaaccatgtgcacataaacattcaatcatatagcaattcacatccaatcaaaccgatctagcagatcacataacataacatcatcctatataccaggataccgaccttaaccaggtctctaacatataccatcctaactaccaggatgcaaacatggcaaaacaataacataacaacgatacccggatcacaatccgataaagggtcggccttggtgtcgtagaccctgtcgatatagtgaggataactcacctcgtaactgccgactgaaaagataagaccaagatgctccgaccactgacacgatcttgatgggtttttggtcataagacatcatatgtgctcatacaaaccctaatgcttggatctaggtttctctattgtacatgctttgaatccaagactataaaccctaattctagcatatggaaatcaatattaacatacaattaggtttatgatattaccttgattgttatgtagcaataacaatcccaattcctccttgaattgactttggaaggcttagagtcacaagtgtcactcctctaatggttcacaaacaccataaggaagaggatgaagaggagagaggatgaaggcTGCCAAAatcgtgtgaaaaccctagaaggttgcttgtccacgtttttgagccttaagggttctatatatagtgag encodes:
- the LOC111914663 gene encoding uncharacterized protein LOC111914663, translating into MGVQELMLLAMLLFSFCSPASFSPVNTHENMRDHKPIDKNDSIIGGGGGSRMVNESKYTTAVRAARGGGRAGAGGSGGALIPVYAGGTAGQNRIHKGAAPCREGGFPVLIATSAYLLLHICKN